In Helianthus annuus cultivar XRQ/B chromosome 9, HanXRQr2.0-SUNRISE, whole genome shotgun sequence, the following are encoded in one genomic region:
- the LOC110878527 gene encoding peroxidase 64, with translation MAAFLSSLLIFSLFSFGTSLTSNYYQKTCPAVESLVRKAVTDATKRDKTAPAGLLRMHFHDCFIRGCDGSVLLSSKGNNKAEKDGPPNVSLHAFYVVDNAKRAVESVCPGVVSCADILALAARDAVVVSGGPSWVVPKGRKDGRISKASETIQLPAPTFNISQLQQSFSQRGLSLEDLAALSGGHTLGSSHCSSFNNRIHNFNSTTDIDPSLHPSFAASLRRVCPAKNNAKKAGVAMDPSSSTFDNTYYKLILQHKVLFSSDNALLNSPKTRSLVSKFASTNDAFSKAFVKSMIKMSSITGGGQEIRKNCRVVN, from the exons ATGGCTGCATTTTTAAGCTCATTGCTCATTTTCTCATTATTTTCTTTTGGAACTTCATTGACCTCAAATTATTACCAAAAAACATGCCCTGCTGTGGAATCATTAGTCCGGAAAGCGGTAACCGACGCAACAAAACGTGACAAAACCGCCCCGGCGGGGCTCCTTCGGATGCATTTCCACGACTGTTTTATACGG GGGTGTGATGGTTCGGTTTTGTTGAGTTCTAAGGGTAATAACAAAGCTGAAAAAGATGGTCCGCCTAATGTTTCGCTGCATGCGTTTTATGTTGTTGATAACGCGAAAAGAGCTGTTGAATCTGTGTGTCCTGGTGTGGTCTCATGTGCGGATATCTTGGCCTTAGCTGCAAGAGATGCAGTTGTGGTG TCTGGAGGACCATCTTGGGTTGTGCCTAAAGGAAGAAAAGATGGAAGAATATCCAAAGCAAGTGAAACCATACAACTACCAGCTCCCACCTTCAAcatttctcaacttcaacaaagTTTCTCTCAGAGAGGTCTCTCCTTAGAAGATCTAGCAGCACTTTCAG GAGGGCATACTCTCGGGTCCTCGCATTGCTCGTCTTTCAACAACAGAATCCACAACTTCAACTCGACAACTGACATCGACCCGTCACTCCATCCATCATTTGCTGCAAGCTTAAGACGCGTTTGCCCTGCCAAAAACAATGCAAAGAAAGCAGGAGTCGCAATGGATCCTTCGTCTTCTACTTTTGATAATACATATTACAAATTAATCTTGCAGCACAAAGTTTTATTTTCTTCAGATAATGCTTTGCTCAATTCCCCTAAGACCAGAAGTTTGGTATCTAAGTTTGCTAGCACAAATGATGCTTTTTCGAAAGCGTTTGTCAAGTCGATGATCAAAATGAGTAGCATCACCGGGGGCGGTCAGGAGATCAGGAAGAACTGTAGGGTTGTAAACTAA